The stretch of DNA CAATTcgtaattgaagaaatacaaagaATAGGGGAAATGGTTAGCACAAACAGTTGATAGGATCTCCATTTATGTGTTTAATTAGTATTGCGTTTTATCTCATAACTGTAATACAAATATACTATTGTTCGTGATAATAAACCCATGGCATTGAAAGATCATTGTTTTGTTTGGCTGACTATTACGAGACAGCAGTGTAGTGATAGAAGGAAAATTATCGAATTAACAGAACACTCGAAAATATACTGTCGAACAAACCACATAACTCGTCTTTTCATATTCTCATCCTTTTGGcgcattcggaacttgttgcgaaattttgatttgcactataatataccctatgcaaaatattagctcactcGAACTTCAAtaattagtgttgcagacgttaaaatttgagttttttgaaaaccgaaaagtcACCGGAAATcgagggttttaaaaaaaaattgatgccaaatgtcttaaaattgcattacgcATCGAAATTTACAGTTATCTGAAATATTTGTTgttgttaaaaatcgacttttcagacggaaaaacgaccaagtaccaaaaagaaaaaaaatattttcaatttttttttcgagataacagtaaatctcgacgagtaatgcaaatttaagacatttagcactaacaaatttttttgaaaaccccgattttcggtgatctttcgtttttcaaaaaaaacttaaatttttacgtctgtgacactaataaatgaagttcgaatgagctaatattttgcaaagggtatattatcgtgcaaatcaacatttcgtagcaagttccgaatgaaaaatcgaaataactatttttattgacacccaaaaccatactttttgtttcgtattccgaaaaacaactaagtcccagagtttcgattttttactttttcgagatgacactagatctcgacgtatcatgcaattttaagacatttggcatcaaatttttttttcgaaaaccccgattctctttactccccccttgggtgatttttcgattttataaaactcaaactttgactgctttgcaccactctctcttaagtccgattgaggtaatatttagcatagggtgtgttttcgaggtggtgaacttttttttatgagGTTTATGaggaaattagagatgaccattttcattgacaccctaatCTACATATTCAAGTGTCATTTGCACTTGCACTTCATCTTTGTGGTACCAAGtgtgatcttcttcttcttcttcttcttcttcttcttctttgtttttaagaggcttaatctttgcagttcattcgcctctaaccaaGTGTGATACCAAACGTGATCATTGTGTAAAAAATCAACTGACCTTTAAATATTTAATGTGAttaccattttttcaaaaattcatagcttttgaactacagGACCTTAATAATTGACATacctaattgaagccaatcagctagttttttatgaaatattacACCTGTGAAAAAaactgaattctagtcgcatataaATATTAAACGAAGATTGAAAATTTGTtaacttgttgaaaaatcataactctaaaaatgaaaaagaacacacctctgatttttggatatgttatgtgaaaaatccttagctttccagatataatattttaaaaaatagctCTTGGCAGTaactataaaaagcaaatactcacaataatcacgaaaacgaaatccatttttttcgcaagtgtagcAACTGTGAATTGTAAAGTGGTTAAGCCActttactttttcacaaaacaCTAGCTCATTTGCtccaatttgatatatcaatttgatatatcatcTGAATTTGGTAGGATCGTCGACGGTAGACGTGGCTGTCTTAAAAGGGTACCAGGAGTAAACAAACTAAAACAAATAGGATATATAAAAAGGTCAAGGCTTTCGGACGTAGATTTCGGATACCAACACAATATTTACGCGTACTGAAACTGCCATCCAACGTTTACTATCGAACATATCTACTTCATAGAGCACTACTGcttttacaatatttatttctctaaaaaacaGAACAGACAATGACATCACATTCATTCCAACAATAACATTTAACTTTCAAAAGTTTCGGAAACGAAAGAAATAGATGTTCTATTGTAAGACTCTGGCAAGTACTCAAGAGACCACAAATTTGTAGAAAACACTAGTGATTGTCCTTCCAGTAACTCTACATGGAGCTCCCTGCACACGCGGTCACATTCTCCCTTAGCGCTCAATGTGATTCTCAGCATCTCCTTCAGCTGAGTAACTATGATCAACCCTTTCAAGTTCAGCACTTTCGGCGATTGAACGCTATAACTATTAGACATCAGAAACCAGGTGGTATATGGCATTTCGAGGTGTGATGCATAAAAGTAGGGCCTTCCGACGAGAAGCCTGGTTTTCTTGACTGAGCTCAGCTCGCAGTTTCGGAAATGTAAAAACCATGAGTCATTATGATGTGACTTTGAAATAATGTCCAGCATATTTAGGTATTTGTGCTCGACTTTCGTAGAGATTGAGGGACTGAACAACAAATTTGTTTGTAGATTGCAAGGTCGAGAAAGCAACAATGGTTCTAGCGATTGGAGGAAATCTTGCAAATCATTCGACCATTTGCGATGAGAATCTGAAATCACCACTGGTAGGCTTCTGAGTAGATAGTGTTCATTTAGTTCATCGTACGAAATTCGGTCTCGTTTGGAGatgatttctgaaaaaaatcatgagATCATTACATGGCACAGAAATCGTACCGATGCTACTTACCAATATTTTCACAAACACCACAAAATTCAAACAGAGGCATGTCCCTATAGTAAGACACTTTATCTATCCGTTCATTGAATGTGTTCACCAAGCATCGACTCTTGTAAAGCTGAGTCCAATCCCAGTACGGTAGTACCTGAACCATAACCAGCCTCCCGATAGCAGAAACGTTCCAGTTTAGCAATGGAACATAATAAACTGCCAACCAAAAAATTACAGTAAGTATACCCAGTCTTACTCTCTGCATCCACTTAATTCGAAATAGATGCCAACGCAAAGGCGCCAGAATTTCATATATTTCACATTCGGTCAAATCTAACTTCCCAATAGAATCAACCAAGTCTTGAAAATC from Toxorhynchites rutilus septentrionalis strain SRP chromosome 3, ASM2978413v1, whole genome shotgun sequence encodes:
- the LOC129779665 gene encoding uncharacterized protein LOC129779665, with the translated sequence MSTQKNVVSVERLDQDFQDLVDSIGKLDLTECEIYEILAPLRWHLFRIKWMQRVRLGILTVIFWLAVYYVPLLNWNVSAIGRLVMVQVLPYWDWTQLYKSRCLVNTFNERIDKVSYYRDMPLFEFCGVCENIEIISKRDRISYDELNEHYLLRSLPVVISDSHRKWSNDLQDFLQSLEPLLLSRPCNLQTNLLFSPSISTKVEHKYLNMLDIISKSHHNDSWFLHFRNCELSSVKKTRLLVGRPYFYASHLEMPYTTWFLMSNSYSVQSPKVLNLKGLIIVTQLKEMLRITLSAKGECDRVCRELHVELLEGQSLVFSTNLWSLEYLPESYNRTSISFVSETFES